A DNA window from Gemmatimonadaceae bacterium contains the following coding sequences:
- a CDS encoding PadR family transcriptional regulator, with translation MPRDDSSGAGRGPLGAGTLEMLILKSLGAASMHGYGIAQHIQRLSRDVLSVEQGSLYPALERLQAKGWLKSKWGPTPTGRQARYYTITASGRTQLGEKRAEYDRLALAVARVMRA, from the coding sequence ATGCCTCGCGATGACAGTAGTGGTGCCGGGCGCGGCCCCCTCGGCGCCGGTACGCTCGAAATGCTCATCCTCAAATCGCTCGGCGCGGCGTCGATGCATGGGTACGGCATCGCCCAGCACATTCAGCGGCTCTCGCGCGATGTGCTGTCCGTCGAGCAAGGTTCGCTCTATCCCGCCCTCGAACGGCTCCAGGCCAAAGGCTGGTTGAAATCCAAGTGGGGACCGACGCCCACCGGACGGCAGGCGCGGTACTACACCATCACGGCCTCGGGTCGCACGCAACTCGGCGAGAAGAGAGCGGAATACGATCGCCTCGCGCTCGCCGTCGCCCGCGTAATGCGCGCCTAA